A window from Pelodiscus sinensis isolate JC-2024 chromosome 31, ASM4963464v1, whole genome shotgun sequence encodes these proteins:
- the LOC106732943 gene encoding E3 ubiquitin-protein ligase TRIM39-like — translation MEGLCERHQEHLKLFCEEDQTPICLVCDRSRVHRAHMVVPIEEAAQEYKEKLQRALGPLKKELTKAQVLTSKEENKTTEWQRKVQEKREVIAGEFNKLHTLLKEEEQLLLQRLAEEERETLQRLQENVTKLSQQSASLQQLITEIKGKCQQPAVELLKDVKATLSRYVSSAHCSDLLSSSSAGRCAQSSRVMLGCFLHRSEISKLQEPEAVCTDLKHMYKICLDMREALNRFAVNVTLDPDTAHPKLVLSEDRKSVRYGDTRQDRPDKPERFDTCLCVLGAEGFAGGKRYWEVEVGDKTAWDMGVCRESVHRKGKVAFTPDDYWRLTLRDGEYKALISPSTTIPVSTRPSRVGIFLDYQAGKVSFYNVTDRSHLFTFTDIFSGMLRPYFSPCNNTEGTNVAPLTICPAPAQEGGNLNKVE, via the exons ATGGAGGGCCTGTGTGAGAGACACCAGGAACATCTCAAACTCTTCTGTGAGGAGGATCAAACCCCCATCTGTTTGGTGTGCGACAGGTCCCGGGTGCACCGTGCCCACATGGTGGTGCCCATcgaggaggctgcccaggagtacaag GAGAAACTCCAGAGGGCCCTGGGCCCACTCAAGAAGGAGCTGACAAAGGCCCAGGTGCTGACATCTAAAGAGGAGAATAAAACCACAGAGTGGCAG AGGAAAGTGCAGGAGAAGCGGGAGGTGATTGCAGGTGAATTTAACAAGCTGCACACGCtgctgaaggaggaggagcagctgcttctgcagagGCTGGCGGAGGAAGAGAGGGAGACTCTGCAGAGGCTCCAGGAAAATGTCACCAAACTCTCCCAGCAAAGTGCATCTCTGCAGCAGCTGATCACAGAGATCAAGGGGAAGTGTCAGCAGCCAGCTGTGGAGCTGCTGAAG gATGTGAAGGCCACATTGAGCAGGTACGTGTCCAGTGCCCATTGCTCTGACCTACTTAGTAGCAGCTCTGCAGGGAGGTGTGCACAGAGCAGCCGAGTGATGCTGGGATGTTTTCTTCATAGGAGTGAAATTAGCAAACTCCAGGAACCAGAAGCCGTTTGCACTGACTTGAAGCACATGTATAAAATTTGTCTTGATATGAGGGAAGCTCTGAACAGATTTGCAG TGaatgtgactctggatccagacacggctcatcccaaactcgtcctgtctgaggatcggAAAAGTGTGAGATACGGGGACACGCGGCAAGATCGGCCTGACAAGCCTGAGAGATTTGATACTTGCCTCTGTGTGCTGGGTGCCGAGGGCTTTGCAGGTGGGAAgcgttactgggaggtggaggtgggagacaagACAGCCTGGGACATGGGGGTCTGCAGGGAATCTGTGCACAGGAAGGGGAAGGTAGCATTTACACCTGATGACTACTGGAGACTCACACTGAGGGATGGGGAATACAAGGCCCTCATCTCCCCTTCTACTACCATCCCTGTAAGCACCAGGCCCAGCCGGGTGGGGATTTTCCTGGACTACCAGGCAGGTAAGGTCTCATTTTACAATGTGACTGACAGGTCCCATCTCTTCACCTTCACTGACATCTTCTCCGGGATGCTCCGCCCATATTTCAGTCCCTGTAACAACACTGAGGGTACAAATGTGGCTCCCCTGACaatctgccctgccccagcccaggagggAGGGAATCTCAATAAGGTGGAATGA